The segment TGATTTTGATCTTACCCTTTTCATTGGCTTTGATGATGGACTCTATGACTGTGGTCGTAGTAGTGGCATAGGGTATGTCTTTGATGACCAAAGTCTTCTTGTCGTATTCTTCTATTTTGGCTCTGACTTTTACTCTCCCCCCTCTGGCACCAGCATTGTATTCTTCAATATCAATGATGCCTCCAGTTTGAAAATCAGGGTACAATTTAAAACTCTTTCCTCTCAGGTGCTTGATAGAGGCATCTATGAGTTCGCAGAAATTGTGTGGCAATATTTTGGTTGAGAGACCCACCGCTATGCCTTCGACTCCTTGCGCCAACAGCAAGGGAAACTTGACAGGTAATGTAACAGGCTCACGTTTTCGACCATCGTAGGACAACTGCCACTCTGTGGTCTGTGGATTGTACAAGATATCCAACGCCAATTTGGAAGGTCGTGCCTCTATGTATCTTGATGCAGCAGCGCGATCACCTGTACGTACATCTCCCCAGTTGCCCTGCATGTCAATGAGCAATTCTTTCTGTCCGAGGTTGACCATCGCATCTCCAATCGACATGTCACCGTGCGGGTGGTATTGCATGGTGGAGCCTATGATATTGGCGACTTTGTTGTATCTACCATCATCCATTTCCTTCATGGCGTGAAGGATACGGCGTTGTACTGGTTTCAAACCATCGTTGATAGCCGGAACGGCACGCTCCAAGATCACATAGGAGGCGTAATCCAAAAACCAGTTTTCGTACAATCCCGAAACTGGCAACACATCATGTAAGGGCTCGTCAGAAGAATTGTTTATTTCTTCGTTTGGTTCTTCGTTTTCTTCCATTTTATGCTACTTCCTCTGCTAAATCCTTTTCAATTCTTAATTTGTCAATAATGAAGTTTTGACGATCAGGTGTATTCTTACCCATGTAGAAACTCAACAATTGCTCTACCTTGGTGTCTTTGTTCAAGATGACTGGTTCGAGGCGGATATTCTCTCCGATAAATTCACCAAACTCCTCTGGTGAAATCTCACCGAGCCCTTTGAAACGGGTGATTTCGGGTTTGTTGCCTAATTTCTGAATGGCATTTTGTCTTTCCTCGTCCGAATAGCAATAGATCGTTTCTTTCTTGTTTCTTACTCTAAAGAGCGGTGTTTCGAGAATAAACAAATGCCCATTTTTGACGATTTCAGGGAAAAACTGCAAAAAGTAAGTCATCAACAACAACCTAATATGCATCCCGTCCACATCGGCATCAGTTGCCACCACGATCTTGCGGTATCTCAGTCCCTCGATTCCATCCTCAATATTGAGAGCATGTTGGAGCAGGTTGAACTCTTCGTTTTCATAAACTACTTTCTTGGTATGTCCAAAACAATTGAAGGGTTTGCCTCTCAAACTGAACACTGCCTGTGTCTGTACATCTCTCGATTTGGTGATAGAGCCACTCGCTGAATCTCCCTCTGTGATGAAGAGCATGCTGCCATTACGCTTCTCTTCGTCCACCTTTTTATCATCAAAGTGGATTCTACAATCTCTTAATTTCTTGTTGTGCAGGTTGGCTTTTTTGGCTCTTTCGTTGGCTAGCTTCTTGATCCCTGCAATGTCTTTTCTTTCTCTTTCTGACTGTAAGATTCTCTTGAGCAATGCATCTGCAGTTTCTGGATTTTTGTGAAGATAATCATCGAGACTTTTTCTCAGGAAGTCCAACACAAAAGTCCTCATCGTGACGCCATCTGGCGTGATGTTGATCGATCCCAATTTGGTTTTGGTCTGTGATTCAAAGACTGGTTCTTGCACACGCACAGCAATCGCTCCTACTATACTTGCTCGGATATCTGCTGCATCATAGTCTTTCTTGTAGAAATCCCTCACTACTTTGACGACTGCTTCTCTGAATGCCGCTAGGTGTGTACCTCCTTGTGTTGTATTTTGTCCATTGACAAATGAATAATACTCTTCTCCATATTGATTGGAGTGCGTCATGGCAATCTCGATGTCTTCTCCTTTGAGATGTATGGTAGGGTATCGTTGTGATTCAGCGTCTGTTTTCTTAGCTAGTAGATCTTTTAGCCCATTTTCGCTATGATACTTTTGTCCGTTAAAATTGATCGTCAAACCAGCATTGAGGAAGGCATAATTCCAGATCAGGTTGTCGAGATACTCTGGAATGAAATGGTAGTTTTTGAAAACTGAGGCGTCTGGCTCGAAAGTGATCAAAGTCCCATTGCGCTGATCGGTCTTCTCGATTTTGGCATCATGGGTGATGTTGCCCGCATTGAACTCTGCCATTTTGGTCTCTCCATCTCTAAAAGATTGGACTTTGAAATAAGTAGAGAGCGCATTGACCGCTTTGGTACCAACTCCATTGAGTCCTACAGATTTCTGAAAGGCAGAGGAGTCATATTTACCACCTGTATTGATTTTGGATACACAATCGACCACCTTGCCCAAGGGAATACCACGTCCATAATCACGTACTTCTACACGATGGTCTCCTACTTTGACATGAATTGTCTTGCCATGACCCATCATGTGTTCATCGATACAATTGTCGATGACCTCTTTGACCAAGACATAGATGCCATCATCATGCGCTGAGCCATCACCCAACTTGCCAATGTACATACCAGGTCTCAGACGGATGTGTTCTTTCCAATCTAGGGACTTAATACTATCTTCTGTATATTCAACGTTTTCAGCCATATCTCTTTGAAGTCAATCTTCTCAATACCCCAAAACTGGAGTATTGCACCTAAGTAACAAACCGTGAATATAGCCGATTTGCTACTAATAATGGAAGTCAATTCTGGACAGAAAACGTGATCTTTTGGCTAAGTTATTGGAGAGCTAATTGAATCATAAAGCGCTAACTACCTGACTGACAACCGCTTTTTATTTCTTAGTAAACTGGAGGTAAATAAACCAAAAAATCCAGAGGATGATAAAAATGGGACCTAAGTAAACCAGTGCTGCATAGTCAGTGATGTCAAATTTTTCCTTGCTATGATACAAGCCAATGAATACGATAGACAGGATGTAGCAGACATTGAACATAAGAGACAATCCACCAAACCAATGGTAGTTACTTTCGGTTTTGTTCATTTCACTAAAATCAATCAAACTCATGTCCACAGCATGCTTGGTCAATCTTCTGTACAACATGATCAAACCATTAGTCAACGCAAAAATGCCAATACAGGCATAAAAGAAATTGCCTTTGGCTACCGTATAAGTCGCCAAACCATTGGCATCAAAATACACACTGACCGTCTCCGGCATCAGGGCATAGTAGTAAGACAAAACAGCAAGAAAAATAGGAATAGAAATAAGATAGCAGAATCTGATTGCTTTGACCATGGAGATATTAATTTGAGAGCGCTAAACTAAGTAAACTGCCAATAAGAAAAAACTCAAAGTCCTTTCGCCTCATCACTATTAAATACTTTTCGAATGATATCACTCACATAGTCCAATGGAGACGCCCTGATCTTCTTCTCTTCCTCTCCTATCAAATAGAACAAACCTTCGACGGCTCGTTCGGTGGCATAGCCATCGATAGATTCAGGTATCTCTTGGTTGATCAATGAACCTATTTTTGGTGTCTTTAAGGTTATACCCAAAGATTTGTATTCATACTGGTAACTGAGGAAACCATACAGCGCATCATATAGCTCCAATGCTTTGGTTTGTCCCAGAGCTGTTGTGATTTCTGGTTGAAAGGCAGCGATCAGGTTGCCACGGGTTTTCGAGATGAAATATTCGGTAGCAGACGTTTCTCCACCTTGCAAAATACCCAAAGCATCGGTAATACTCATGGAGGTAATTGCATTCAAGAAAATCGGTGAGGCTTTTTTAGCGGCAGCTTCTGCACCACGGTTCATCGCCACTACCAGTTCTTCGAATGGGTCTGAATTGATGTTAGCATTTGTTGCAACATATGCGTCAAGGATCGTACTGTATTTGATACCAACCACCGAGCCAGTTTCAATTTCGGTTTGCAAAGCAGTCACTTCACTAGGTAAAAAGACCTTGATCAATTCATTTTTGAGGTAACCGTCTACAGCGGAAGCCGATGTAGTAGAAGAATCCACCCCTTGGGTCAGCGCAGCTTTCAATCCTTCTGCAATCTCCGCATCGGTCAAAGGGAGGTCAAAAAACTTCTCTGCTTCTTCGCAGCTGAAACTCGATATACTGACAATTGTCAATAGCAAGGCAAGTACTTTTCTCATAGCTGTATTTGATTTTGGCAAAGATAACATTGCCGAAAAGAATATATCTTAGTTACTTGGAGTAAAAAATGATATAATGAATGTGAAAGAATTTTTACATACGGAGCTATTGCATGTAGGTGAATACCAAATCATGGTTTTCCATGTGCTGGCACTGGCGGGTATTTTTCTCGGAACCAAACTAATTCTCTTTGTCATCTACCGTGTATTCCTCAAACAAATTGAGCGCAAGAATTTTGACAAGGGTCGCAGTCTGGCATTTTATCAGATCATCAAGTATGTCTTGATCGTAGTGGCCATCGCACTGGGTTTGGAAACTATGGGTATCAAGCTGACATTGTTGTTGGCGGGCTCTGCTGCTTTGTTGGTCGGCTTAGGATTGGGTATACAGCAGTTTTTCAACGACCTGGTTTCTGGACTGGTATTGCTCGTAGAGGGCACAGTGACAGTCGGAGACATTGTGGAACTGGACGGTCTGGTCGGAAAGATCACAGAGATCAATATGAGAACATCTAATGTCGCGACCAGAGACGGTATCATGATCATTGTACCCAATTCCAAACTCGTAAGTGACAATGTGATCAATTGGTCTCACAACCGAGAAGCTACACGATTCAAAGTCAATGTAGGTGTAGCATATGGTACCGATCTGGAAACGGCAGAGCGCCTCATACTAGATGCAGCATTGAATACTGAACACGTCTCCAAAACACCCGCACCTTTTAGCCGATTCATAGATTTCGGAAATTCATCATTGGATTTAGAGGTTTATTTTTGGACCAAAAACATGTGGCACATCGAATACGTGAAAAGTGAAATTCGTAAAAGAATTTATAAATCCTTTAACCAAAACAAGATTACGATTCCATTTCCTCAAAGAGACATTCACATCATCTCTGGAGACAAATAGTGTATTTTCATTATTTTAGTATCAAACATTTGAAAAACATGATCAACAAGAAGAACATTAGCATTGCGGTATTGGCCTTTCTAGTAGTCATACAATTATTTGGGATAGATCGAGAAGTACCAACCACCACTCTGGAACAGGATTTCATCTCAGTGATGCAACCTCCAGAAAATATCGCTAAAATCATCAAAACCGCATGCTACGACTGTCACTCCTATCAAACAGAATACCCGTGGTACACCCATGTCGCTCCTCTGTCTTGGTGGATAGGTACACATATCGAGGACGGTCGAAAGCACCTGAATTTTTCTATCTGGTCTACCTATGACGAAAAGAAGGCCTTACACAAACTGGAAGAACTGTACGAAGAAGTAGAAGAAGGTGAAATGCCCTTGACCTCTTATACTTTGGCACACTCCGATGCGGATTTATCTCCATCAGATGTCGAGCAATTGGTCTCTTGGGTCAAAAGTATCCCTGGAGTATTGGAGCAAGAATAAACTCTTGGTTTTCAAAATATGAGATGCAAATAGTTCCAAATCTCACCTCTAGTATGGACATACTACAGACGAAGGAATTGTCACGAATCATCACGAAAACATAACAATAATAAATTGGCATTGCTGTGATCAAGAATTAGTTTCATATTCTTAGATTAGGCCCATGAAAACACAGCAGTATTCTCTGTACACCCTACCTCCCCATTATCAACCAGAAGACAATACGTTGTGGGAACTGGATCCTGCTCTATATAGTAGATTCAAACATGGCTGTGAGTACAGTATAGCTGCATTTTCAGACGCCATTGCTGAGTTTGTCATCAAGTCTTGTCCAGCTGATCAAAGAATCTACATCGCACCATCAGCTTACCAACATGTACCCACTGCTGCAGGGCTTTTGGTAGGGAATCTTGAAGAAAGAAACCTGCTCCCAGACGTATTTCAATATGTAAAACTGACAAGAAATAAGATAATCACGGATGATTATGCCACACTAGATTCTATCGAGCGTCAAAGAGCCATGCAAGACATTCGAATTGATTTTGATACTGAGCTGCTTCACAATCAAACTTTACTGATCATAGATGATTCTTATGTGACAGGTACACATGAGAATATTCTCAAGCATCACCTCACAAAAACCTGCGCGACGATCATTTTCGTCTACCTCGTAGATATGAAAGCCTGTGAAATGCCCAACATTGAAATGCAAATGAACAATTTTGAAATCAAGAGATTGTACCATATGTATGACATCATGAACTCTCCTAATTTCATGATAAATTCTAGAGTATTGAAGATGATATTCAACTCCCCCATCAATGAATTTATAGACTTTGTCACACTTCTATCTCCAGATCAACAATCAGATATATACAACAAGGCTATTATGGAAGGATATATGTATCTGGGGTCAGTATTTGAAACAAAATTGAAACTACTCAACAACAATCAATTGCATCTTGATGATTTGGTATCGCTAGGTTAGAGACTCAGCAATGAAGGAAAATACAATTTCAACATTTGAATCCTACCTGCCCACAAGCACAAAAGCACCCCAATAATATGGGTCATTGTATTTGGTCTGCATGGATTTTTGTGCAGCGGTAAATGCATGTAATTTGGTCGCACCACTCAAGTAATGACTGTAAAAAGCAATCATAAAATCCTTGGTAGCTTGATCATCCACCTTCCAAAGACTATTGATGATGCTGGTGGCACCAGCCGACCTGAATGCACGTTGCAAGCCATAGACACCTTCTCCTGCATCAAAGTGCCCCAGTCCCGTTTCGCATGCGGATAAGACCACCAAATCTGTACCATCAAGAGCTAGATTCTGAGCCTCATAAGCGGTCAAAACTCCATCATGCGACATGGGCAATTCATCTGCGGTATAGTAATTGACCACTCCCGCTAGCAACAACCCTGAATTGATCATGGCATTGAACATACGGTACTTTTCACTGGCATCATTATCGGTTTTGTTCCAATAGCCGTGGGTAGCGATGTGCAAAATACTTGGATTTTCCAGGTCGTAGAGTACTTCTTCGGTTGCTTCTGATCCGAGATAACTGCGCGTTTGAACCCGTTGTTTCTCCATTTCTCTTTTAACAGCCAAAATCTCCTCTTCCGTGCCAGGCAAATCTATAACACTCTGTTCGTCAAAATTGCCAATGAATGAACGAGTCTGGAGCTCGTCACTACTCAGTGGTTTGGTTGTTTCACCCTTTGTGTCATACGCTGGCCGACCTAACAAAACTGAATTTTTGGGCTTGATTGTTGACTCATCCTCTAGCAAATTGGCAGTACTAGTCACATATTGAATTTGTATTTCATCCAATAAATATTGGTTGCTTTCTCCATTTTTGAGTGTTGGCAGATTGATCAAATGGTAGATACCATCAGCAGAGAAATACACCTTTCGTATCCCTATCAACCGCTCCTGAATGGGTTTCCAATATTGATCATAGCTCCTGCTGTCATCCAGTCTTTGCTGAATGGTGTTTCGGTATAGGTTGTAATACTTGCCATCAAGGTCCTCTGCTGTAGCGGGCAAATAAACCACTTCTGGCTGTTGACTGTCTTTGCGGATGATGTAGGCAGCATAGTAGGCTTTGTCATCGTAGTAACGCTGATCTTTCCACTGAAACCTAGCAACCTCTATCGCTGCCTCGCCTTCTTGCAGCCTGTCTCGCACTTCTTTCCATCCAGGAGACGAAATAGTCAATAGCTCTTCATAGTTCTGAGTGAGTTGGACCAATTGATTTTCCAATTGCTGTACCTCCGCTTGTAATTCATCCAGATTGATATCTGGTTTGTTTTCCTTACGATCCAATACTTTTATATCCTCTTGCTCCTCATGCTGCTGATAGGCACGGATCAGCAATTGTTTCTTGGCGAGCCATTGATTGTACCGTGCTATGATCTCAGGACTGTTGCTCTGTACGAATGTCTTCTTTCTCTTTTGCGTACTTTTGAAGGAAATAGATTTGGTTAGCAAAAGATTGTCATAGACTTGTTCCAGTGCCTTGTTTTTCATGCTATTTTGGCTATCTATCAGGATGCGAACAAAAGAGTGATAATTGTTGTACCCATCTTTGAGCTTGCTATTGTAATAGGTCACAAAGGTTT is part of the Reichenbachiella agarivorans genome and harbors:
- a CDS encoding heme-binding domain-containing protein, which gives rise to MINKKNISIAVLAFLVVIQLFGIDREVPTTTLEQDFISVMQPPENIAKIIKTACYDCHSYQTEYPWYTHVAPLSWWIGTHIEDGRKHLNFSIWSTYDEKKALHKLEELYEEVEEGEMPLTSYTLAHSDADLSPSDVEQLVSWVKSIPGVLEQE
- a CDS encoding mechanosensitive ion channel family protein produces the protein MNVKEFLHTELLHVGEYQIMVFHVLALAGIFLGTKLILFVIYRVFLKQIERKNFDKGRSLAFYQIIKYVLIVVAIALGLETMGIKLTLLLAGSAALLVGLGLGIQQFFNDLVSGLVLLVEGTVTVGDIVELDGLVGKITEINMRTSNVATRDGIMIIVPNSKLVSDNVINWSHNREATRFKVNVGVAYGTDLETAERLILDAALNTEHVSKTPAPFSRFIDFGNSSLDLEVYFWTKNMWHIEYVKSEIRKRIYKSFNQNKITIPFPQRDIHIISGDK
- a CDS encoding phosphoribosyltransferase family protein; this encodes MKTQQYSLYTLPPHYQPEDNTLWELDPALYSRFKHGCEYSIAAFSDAIAEFVIKSCPADQRIYIAPSAYQHVPTAAGLLVGNLEERNLLPDVFQYVKLTRNKIITDDYATLDSIERQRAMQDIRIDFDTELLHNQTLLIIDDSYVTGTHENILKHHLTKTCATIIFVYLVDMKACEMPNIEMQMNNFEIKRLYHMYDIMNSPNFMINSRVLKMIFNSPINEFIDFVTLLSPDQQSDIYNKAIMEGYMYLGSVFETKLKLLNNNQLHLDDLVSLG
- a CDS encoding DUF4197 domain-containing protein — translated: MRKVLALLLTIVSISSFSCEEAEKFFDLPLTDAEIAEGLKAALTQGVDSSTTSASAVDGYLKNELIKVFLPSEVTALQTEIETGSVVGIKYSTILDAYVATNANINSDPFEELVVAMNRGAEAAAKKASPIFLNAITSMSITDALGILQGGETSATEYFISKTRGNLIAAFQPEITTALGQTKALELYDALYGFLSYQYEYKSLGITLKTPKIGSLINQEIPESIDGYATERAVEGLFYLIGEEEKKIRASPLDYVSDIIRKVFNSDEAKGL
- a CDS encoding CHAT domain-containing protein; translation: MNLRFYLLIAFLLFSRYAFSQTQEDYDELMTVVYSHPVNSTEAQAAAKQMYELVEKEEVLQTIANYMILANIYKTQVVNEKQADHLMEKANQLIYGYNPSSKGSDEWMTKHLLEMYLSKDQAKAAAKYLDKHPEFESFNNLNMVAGALSLFNELTMAGKYYEKAMNTELGIDEYRSYSGYAYYLCKMGEYNLVEELIAKMKKLSEESPELWTMSYTLEYLNTQSFYSLLIGDYHSYIIDQKNLFDNYPDQSADECNFVQSSYHSVLATAYELIGNYDQALQEYYLADSSIRASNLCFNTKYPDSPIPSYVYPSYNIFLAQIGRQSDFTKPLDQLLRETNEYYDGLKTDESITELGRASIVGFLGGKDYHDIYQSYLKDLVTRKDFSVSTSPFSTYAFFCVRDRKLETAFDTYKDLFHVNQEWINDLIFTFGEKTFVTYYNSKLKDGYNNYHSFVRILIDSQNSMKNKALEQVYDNLLLTKSISFKSTQKRKKTFVQSNSPEIIARYNQWLAKKQLLIRAYQQHEEQEDIKVLDRKENKPDINLDELQAEVQQLENQLVQLTQNYEELLTISSPGWKEVRDRLQEGEAAIEVARFQWKDQRYYDDKAYYAAYIIRKDSQQPEVVYLPATAEDLDGKYYNLYRNTIQQRLDDSRSYDQYWKPIQERLIGIRKVYFSADGIYHLINLPTLKNGESNQYLLDEIQIQYVTSTANLLEDESTIKPKNSVLLGRPAYDTKGETTKPLSSDELQTRSFIGNFDEQSVIDLPGTEEEILAVKREMEKQRVQTRSYLGSEATEEVLYDLENPSILHIATHGYWNKTDNDASEKYRMFNAMINSGLLLAGVVNYYTADELPMSHDGVLTAYEAQNLALDGTDLVVLSACETGLGHFDAGEGVYGLQRAFRSAGATSIINSLWKVDDQATKDFMIAFYSHYLSGATKLHAFTAAQKSMQTKYNDPYYWGAFVLVGR
- a CDS encoding DNA topoisomerase IV subunit B — translated: MAENVEYTEDSIKSLDWKEHIRLRPGMYIGKLGDGSAHDDGIYVLVKEVIDNCIDEHMMGHGKTIHVKVGDHRVEVRDYGRGIPLGKVVDCVSKINTGGKYDSSAFQKSVGLNGVGTKAVNALSTYFKVQSFRDGETKMAEFNAGNITHDAKIEKTDQRNGTLITFEPDASVFKNYHFIPEYLDNLIWNYAFLNAGLTINFNGQKYHSENGLKDLLAKKTDAESQRYPTIHLKGEDIEIAMTHSNQYGEEYYSFVNGQNTTQGGTHLAAFREAVVKVVRDFYKKDYDAADIRASIVGAIAVRVQEPVFESQTKTKLGSINITPDGVTMRTFVLDFLRKSLDDYLHKNPETADALLKRILQSERERKDIAGIKKLANERAKKANLHNKKLRDCRIHFDDKKVDEEKRNGSMLFITEGDSASGSITKSRDVQTQAVFSLRGKPFNCFGHTKKVVYENEEFNLLQHALNIEDGIEGLRYRKIVVATDADVDGMHIRLLLMTYFLQFFPEIVKNGHLFILETPLFRVRNKKETIYCYSDEERQNAIQKLGNKPEITRFKGLGEISPEEFGEFIGENIRLEPVILNKDTKVEQLLSFYMGKNTPDRQNFIIDKLRIEKDLAEEVA